The DNA segment TCTCTATTCACGCGCCGTCGTCGGTTGGGCGATGCACCATCGCATGCAGCAAGCCCTGGTGCATGCTGCGCTGGAGATGGCTGTGGCACGCCGCCAACCACAGGCGGAGGTACTGCTGCACTCGGATCGCGGCAGCCAATACTGCGCGTATGACTACCAAGCCTTGCTGCGGCGGCATCGCATCGTGCCCAGCCATTCACGTCCGGGGAACTGCTGGGACAACGCCGCGATGGAGAGCTTTTTCCGTTCGCTGAAGGCCGAACGGGTGTACCTGACGCGTTACGCCAGCTACCAGGAGGCGAAAACCGACCTGTTCGACTACATCCGCTTTTACAATCACCGCCGGCGCCACTCGACGTTGGGCTACCTCAGTCCGATGGAGTTTGAGCGGCGAAATGCGAGCAGTAGCTCTTAACTACCTGTCCACCAGTTCCGGGGCAGACCAGCATCTATACGCCGTAGAGAGGTTCTACCAGGCTACTGAGCGGCAGTTTGGATCAGGCGCTCTGGATCGAATGCTCTCCGAGCTAGATATGCCCCTGCTGGAATCCGCACTGAGTAGCTTTCTCGCCAGCCTCAGGAATGACGGCAGCCTACGCGGTGTCAATAACAACCAAGCATGGGGATCAGCGAGATCATTTGTCGCGGACACTGTCAGTCACCTGAGCGCCTCGTCAGCCAATGATTACAGTAAGGTTCACAGCCGGCTCCTAAGGCTTGATCGCCTTTATTCCCAGGTTTCCCCGGCGAGACCAAAGCCTCCAGCTGCCATTCGAGCACTACCTGCAACAGTGGTCGAAGACCTCTATGAGATTTTTCCGCCGATATCCGCACGAAATACATTCTGGACCAAAGCTCTTCAGTGGCGAAATTTCCTCATGTTTCTCCTGATGCTGCACCTTGGGCTGCGGCGTGTGTTCAGCCGGGGGACATAGGTAACGGGTGTCGGGAGACATGGGTAACGCATTTAGGCTTACGGAATCCTTCGACTCTGGAGTTCGAGCGATGCCGTGGCAGGAGTGCACCACCATGTCGATTCGACGCGAGTTTGTGCGGTTGGCCGAACAACCGCAGAGCAACGTGCGGGAGCTGTGTCGGCGCTACGGCATCAGCCCGAAAACCGCCTACAAATGGTTACAGCGCCACCGCGAGCACGGCGATGCGGGGTTGCAGGAGCGCTCACGCCGGCCGTTGCACAGCCCTGGGCGCAGCGACCCGGACTTGGAACAGGCGGTGGTGCAGTTGCACCACCGTTTCCCGTATTGGGGCGCCCGCAAGCTGCGCGGCCTGCTGCCGGCCGCGTTCGAGCGTCCCCACCACAGCACCCTCGACGCCATCCTCCGCCGCCATGGTTGCCGGGTGCGCTACCACGCCGAGGAGGCCGAAGCTCCGGCCACGCAGCGCTTCGAGCACTGCCAGCCGAACGAGCTCTGGCAGATGGACTTCAAGGGCCACTTCCCGCTCGCCGACGGCCGCTCGTCGCGCTGCCACCCGTTGACGCTGTTGGATGATCACTCACGCTTTGCCCTCTGCCTGGAGGCCTGCGAGGGCGAGCGCCTCGAACTGGTTCGACCGCACCTGATCCAGGTCTTTCGCCGCTATGGCCTACCGCGCCGGATCACCGCCGACAACGGTCCGCCCTGGGGCTCGAACATCGCGGGCGGCCTGTCCGCCCTGGAGGTCTGGCTGATGCGGCTCGGCATCGAGGTCAGCCACAGCCGCCCTCATCATCCGCAGACCCAGGGCAAGCTGGAACGCTTCCACCAGACACTCAAGCGCGAGTTACTGCAGCGCTCGTTTCGCGACTTGGCGCACTGCCAGCAGGCGATGGCGCACTGGCGGGAGCAGT comes from the Pseudomonas sp. TCU-HL1 genome and includes:
- a CDS encoding IS481 family transposase, which gives rise to MPWQECTTMSIRREFVRLAEQPQSNVRELCRRYGISPKTAYKWLQRHREHGDAGLQERSRRPLHSPGRSDPDLEQAVVQLHHRFPYWGARKLRGLLPAAFERPHHSTLDAILRRHGCRVRYHAEEAEAPATQRFEHCQPNELWQMDFKGHFPLADGRSSRCHPLTLLDDHSRFALCLEACEGERLELVRPHLIQVFRRYGLPRRITADNGPPWGSNIAGGLSALEVWLMRLGIEVSHSRPHHPQTQGKLERFHQTLKRELLQRSFRDLAHCQQAMAHWREQYNHDRPHEALGQLPPITRYQPSRRSYPEQLPELDYEPGDRVLKVGRVGQVSFQGRSLFVGGGLYGERVALRPTAVDGVYDVVFIHKTLRQVDLRPGKT